In Neorhizobium sp. NCHU2750, a single genomic region encodes these proteins:
- the fliG gene encoding flagellar motor switch protein FliG: MMDFEDFGGGALTDKPLSQAEKAAAVLLAMGKNVAGKLLKYFTQAELQAIIAAAQTLRTIPPNELGQLVNEFEDLFTEGAGLMDNAKVIESILEAGLTPEEVDGLLGRRMAFQSYEESIWDRLQEAEPDFIAAFLLREHPQTVAYILSMLPSGFGAKVLLKLPDGQRADIMNRTVNLKNVNPKAAQIIENKVVDLISEIEREKNSAGPIKVAELMNELTKPDVDTLLTSLEEISQEAVNKVRPKIFLFDDILLMPQRSRVLLLNDISGEVITMALRTSSPALRESVLSSLSPRARRMIESDLQVETPGTNPREIAIARRAIAQEALRLANSGQIMLKEKEAEDAGAAA, encoded by the coding sequence ATGATGGACTTTGAAGACTTCGGCGGCGGGGCATTGACAGACAAACCTCTTTCCCAGGCGGAAAAGGCAGCGGCTGTGCTGCTTGCCATGGGAAAGAATGTCGCCGGAAAGCTGCTCAAATATTTCACCCAAGCGGAACTGCAGGCGATCATCGCCGCAGCGCAGACCCTGCGCACCATTCCGCCGAACGAGCTTGGACAGCTGGTCAACGAGTTCGAGGACCTGTTCACCGAAGGCGCGGGCCTTATGGACAATGCCAAGGTCATCGAGAGCATTCTCGAGGCCGGTCTTACCCCCGAAGAAGTCGACGGGCTGCTTGGCCGCCGCATGGCCTTCCAGTCCTATGAAGAATCCATCTGGGACAGGCTGCAGGAAGCCGAGCCGGATTTCATTGCCGCCTTCCTCTTGCGCGAGCATCCGCAGACGGTTGCCTATATCCTGTCGATGCTGCCTTCCGGCTTCGGTGCCAAGGTGCTTCTGAAGCTGCCCGATGGCCAGCGCGCCGACATCATGAACCGTACGGTCAACCTGAAGAACGTCAACCCGAAGGCCGCCCAGATCATCGAGAACAAGGTCGTCGACCTGATCAGCGAGATCGAGCGCGAGAAGAATTCGGCCGGCCCGATCAAGGTTGCCGAACTGATGAACGAACTGACCAAGCCCGATGTCGACACCTTGCTCACCTCGCTCGAGGAGATCAGCCAGGAGGCCGTCAACAAGGTTCGCCCGAAGATCTTCCTGTTCGACGACATCCTGCTCATGCCGCAGCGCAGCCGCGTCCTGCTGCTCAACGACATTTCCGGCGAAGTCATCACCATGGCGCTCCGGACATCGTCGCCGGCGCTTCGCGAAAGCGTGCTGTCGTCGCTCAGCCCGCGCGCGCGCCGCATGATCGAATCGGACCTGCAGGTCGAAACGCCCGGCACCAATCCGCGCGAAATCGCGATTGCCCGCCGCGCCATCGCGCAGGAAGCACTCAGGCTGGCCAATTCCGGGCAGATCATGCTCAAGGAAAAGGAAGCAGAGGACGCCGGCGCAGCCGCCTGA
- the flgC gene encoding flagellar basal body rod protein FlgC — MDSLIASMKIAGSGLEAQSTRLRVVSENIANARTTGDTPGADPYRRKIITFGDEMDKVAGVNMVDVKKIGTDQGKFTEEYDPDHPAADEHGMVKYPNVNVMIEMADLREANRSYEANLQSIKQTRDLISSTIDLLKG, encoded by the coding sequence ATGGATTCACTGATCGCTTCGATGAAGATCGCCGGCAGCGGCCTGGAGGCTCAGTCCACTCGCCTGCGTGTCGTTTCCGAAAACATCGCGAACGCCCGCACCACCGGCGACACTCCCGGTGCGGATCCCTATCGCCGCAAGATCATCACCTTCGGTGACGAGATGGACAAGGTCGCAGGCGTCAACATGGTCGACGTCAAGAAGATCGGCACGGATCAGGGCAAGTTCACCGAGGAATATGATCCCGACCATCCGGCCGCCGACGAGCACGGAATGGTCAAGTATCCGAATGTGAACGTGATGATCGAAATGGCCGATCTTCGCGAAGCCAACCGCAGTTACGAGGCTAACCTGCAGAGCATCAAGCAGACGCGGGACCTGATCTCGTCGACAATCGATTTGTTGAAAGGTTAA
- the flgG gene encoding flagellar basal-body rod protein FlgG, translated as MRALAIAATGMNAQQTNLDVIANNIANINTTAFKRGRAEFTDLLYQTERAAGLANRADQAIVPEGANIGLGVQTVSTRKLFEQGELTQTSNDLDVAIVGHGWLQVQGTDNTTVYTRAGSLNKDANGRLVTSDGYAVIPQITIPNDATEVTISEDGTVAARIGDADTTTNLGQLQLALFANDAGLRPMGDNLFGVTDASGDAVVGNPTDTGYGYLKQGYLEASNVDSVKEITDLIAAQRAYEMNSKVITTADDMAKIVSQNLK; from the coding sequence ATGAGAGCACTCGCTATTGCCGCTACGGGTATGAACGCCCAGCAGACCAACCTGGATGTCATCGCAAACAACATCGCCAACATCAACACGACCGCCTTCAAGCGCGGCCGTGCGGAATTCACCGATCTTCTTTATCAGACGGAACGAGCAGCCGGCCTTGCCAACCGTGCCGACCAGGCGATCGTACCGGAAGGCGCCAATATCGGTCTCGGCGTGCAGACGGTTTCCACCCGCAAGCTGTTCGAACAGGGTGAGCTGACCCAGACCAGCAACGATCTCGACGTCGCGATCGTCGGCCATGGCTGGCTGCAGGTCCAGGGCACCGACAACACCACGGTCTATACGCGTGCAGGTTCGTTGAACAAGGATGCCAACGGACGTCTGGTGACCTCCGACGGCTATGCTGTCATTCCTCAGATCACCATTCCGAACGATGCGACGGAAGTGACGATTTCGGAAGACGGTACCGTTGCGGCCCGTATCGGCGATGCCGACACCACGACCAATCTGGGTCAGCTGCAGCTTGCACTCTTCGCCAACGATGCCGGCCTGCGGCCGATGGGCGACAATCTCTTCGGCGTCACGGATGCATCCGGCGATGCCGTCGTCGGCAACCCGACGGACACCGGTTATGGCTATCTCAAACAGGGATACCTGGAAGCGTCCAACGTCGATTCCGTCAAGGAAATCACAGACCTGATTGCCGCGCAGCGCGCCTATGAAATGAACTCGAAGGTCATCACCACGGCCGACGACATGGCCAAGATCGTCAGCCAGAATCTGAAGTAA
- the fliI gene encoding flagellar protein export ATPase FliI, whose amino-acid sequence MNRLDRLADMAALYADPAHVLSWGGRVRMIAAGYYTVSGLSRHVRLGEFVSHQSATGLHMGEVVRVEPDLIYVCPIEPGAPIGVDDLVLRTGEFRLAPSDSWCGRTINSLCRPIDGKGPLREGPVQRSINSQPPPSMTRRRVDTSFRTGVKAIDIFAPICYGQRLGVFAGSGVGKSTLLSMLAKADAFDRVVITLVGERGREVREFIEDTLGKNVAKAVIVVTTSDESPMLRKMAPLVGMTIAEHFRDQGQNVLFIADSVTRFAHAIREVAIAAGEPPVARGYPASVFTELPRLLERAGPGMEGAGTITAIISILVDGDNHNDPIADSTRGILDGHIVLDRALADEGRYPPVNPLSSISRLARKAWTGDQERLVSRLKGLINIYEETKDLRLIGGYRPGADPDLDMAVKQVPIIYDVLKQSPGDPVVIDAYTELANALKAALTGNNRAVPAGKRGA is encoded by the coding sequence ATGAACCGTCTGGACCGGCTTGCCGATATGGCAGCCCTTTATGCCGATCCCGCGCATGTTCTCTCCTGGGGCGGCCGGGTGAGAATGATCGCCGCCGGTTATTATACGGTCAGCGGCCTGTCCCGGCACGTGCGCCTCGGCGAATTCGTCTCTCACCAGAGCGCGACCGGCCTGCATATGGGCGAGGTCGTGCGCGTCGAGCCCGACCTCATCTATGTCTGCCCGATCGAACCGGGTGCGCCGATCGGCGTCGACGACCTGGTGCTGCGCACCGGCGAATTCCGGCTCGCGCCGAGCGACAGCTGGTGCGGCAGGACGATCAACTCGCTATGCCGCCCGATCGACGGCAAGGGGCCGCTTCGTGAAGGCCCAGTGCAGCGCTCGATCAATAGCCAGCCGCCGCCGTCGATGACCCGAAGACGCGTGGACACATCGTTCCGTACCGGCGTCAAGGCGATCGATATCTTCGCGCCGATCTGCTATGGCCAGCGTCTCGGGGTTTTCGCCGGGTCCGGCGTCGGCAAATCGACATTGCTGTCGATGCTTGCAAAGGCCGATGCCTTCGACCGCGTGGTGATCACGCTTGTCGGCGAACGCGGCCGTGAAGTGCGCGAATTCATCGAGGACACGCTCGGCAAGAACGTCGCAAAGGCTGTGATCGTCGTCACCACCAGCGACGAGAGCCCGATGCTGCGCAAGATGGCGCCGCTGGTCGGCATGACGATCGCCGAACATTTTCGCGACCAGGGCCAGAACGTGCTTTTCATCGCCGACAGCGTGACGCGATTCGCCCATGCCATCCGCGAGGTCGCGATCGCAGCCGGCGAGCCGCCGGTTGCGCGCGGCTATCCCGCTTCCGTCTTCACCGAGCTGCCGCGGCTGCTGGAACGTGCCGGACCCGGCATGGAGGGTGCAGGAACGATCACGGCGATCATCTCGATCCTCGTCGACGGGGACAATCACAACGACCCGATCGCCGATTCGACCCGCGGTATCCTCGATGGCCATATCGTGCTCGACCGCGCGCTGGCCGACGAGGGCCGCTATCCGCCCGTCAATCCGCTGTCGTCGATCTCGCGTCTGGCACGCAAGGCCTGGACGGGTGACCAGGAACGGCTGGTTTCGCGGCTGAAAGGCCTGATCAATATCTACGAGGAGACGAAGGACCTGCGCCTGATCGGCGGCTACCGGCCGGGTGCCGATCCCGATCTCGACATGGCGGTCAAGCAGGTGCCGATCATCTACGACGTGCTGAAGCAATCGCCCGGAGATCCGGTGGTAATCGATGCCTATACGGAGCTTGCCAACGCACTGAAGGCTGCCCTCACCGGCAATAATCGCGCCGTACCGGCAGGAAAGAGGGGTGCCTGA
- the flgB gene encoding flagellar basal body rod protein FlgB, producing MTTQPIQLFELASRQAEWLSVRQQVVTTNVANANTPKFHAKDVTPFDAELKSTSGMGPMAMARTNPAHMVADIAGNGEVEVKDGKLDQEIGVQESGNTVALATEMTKMGDIKRQFDLNTQLVGSMNKMMLAVLGK from the coding sequence ATGACCACCCAGCCGATCCAGTTGTTCGAGCTTGCGTCTCGGCAGGCAGAATGGCTGTCCGTCAGACAGCAGGTTGTCACGACGAACGTCGCCAATGCCAATACCCCGAAGTTTCATGCGAAGGATGTCACTCCGTTCGACGCGGAGTTGAAGTCCACCAGTGGCATGGGCCCGATGGCAATGGCGCGCACCAACCCGGCGCACATGGTCGCCGACATCGCCGGTAACGGCGAGGTCGAAGTCAAGGATGGCAAGCTCGATCAGGAAATCGGTGTCCAGGAATCGGGCAACACCGTCGCCCTGGCGACTGAAATGACCAAGATGGGCGACATCAAGCGGCAGTTCGATCTGAACACGCAGCTCGTCGGCTCGATGAACAAGATGATGCTGGCGGTACTGGGCAAGTAA
- the flhB gene encoding flagellar biosynthesis protein FlhB codes for MSDDQDKDSKTEAPTEKKIRDAFAEGNIPTSREVPIFASALAFYIYLVFFLPKGAARLAETLRDIFEEPDQWTIQSASDLVSLAVRLAWDVSGMLLPVAVLFIAFGIGSNVAQHMPQFVLKRITPQAERISIVKGWGRLFSVQGLVEFGKSLFKIIIVSIIMVVILHNDYFRSIDALFSDPQVIIVTMMRVMKKIMIVILFATAIVAVADFFWTRHHWYTMMRMTKQEVKDEFKQSQGDPIVKARIRSIGRDRARRRMMANVPRATLVIANPTHYAVALRYAQGESDAPVVLAKGQDLVALKIREVAEANNIPIFEDPPLARSMFAQVTVDGIIPPPFYKAVAELIHKVYALRARRGQRR; via the coding sequence GTGTCAGACGATCAGGACAAGGACAGTAAAACAGAGGCCCCGACCGAGAAAAAGATTCGGGACGCGTTTGCCGAGGGCAATATCCCCACGTCCCGCGAAGTCCCGATATTCGCCTCGGCTCTCGCCTTCTACATCTACCTCGTGTTCTTCCTGCCAAAGGGCGCGGCACGCCTTGCAGAGACGCTGCGTGACATTTTCGAAGAGCCGGATCAATGGACGATCCAATCGGCGAGCGACCTCGTCTCGCTGGCCGTGCGGCTTGCCTGGGACGTGAGTGGAATGCTGCTGCCTGTTGCCGTGCTGTTCATCGCCTTCGGCATCGGCTCGAACGTGGCACAGCACATGCCGCAATTCGTGCTCAAACGGATCACGCCGCAGGCCGAGCGGATCTCGATCGTCAAGGGCTGGGGCCGTCTGTTCAGCGTTCAGGGCCTGGTCGAGTTCGGCAAGTCACTTTTCAAGATCATCATTGTGTCGATCATCATGGTCGTCATCCTGCACAACGATTATTTCCGATCGATCGATGCGCTCTTTTCCGATCCGCAGGTGATCATCGTGACGATGATGCGCGTGATGAAGAAGATCATGATCGTGATCCTCTTCGCCACCGCCATCGTGGCGGTCGCCGACTTTTTCTGGACCCGGCATCACTGGTACACGATGATGCGGATGACCAAACAGGAAGTGAAGGACGAGTTCAAGCAGTCCCAAGGCGATCCGATCGTCAAGGCCCGCATCCGTTCCATCGGCCGCGACCGTGCGCGGCGCCGGATGATGGCCAACGTACCCCGTGCAACACTCGTCATCGCCAACCCGACGCATTACGCCGTGGCACTCCGTTATGCCCAGGGGGAAAGCGATGCCCCGGTGGTCCTCGCGAAGGGGCAGGACCTCGTCGCGTTGAAGATCCGCGAAGTTGCCGAAGCCAACAACATCCCGATCTTCGAGGATCCGCCGCTGGCGCGCTCGATGTTTGCGCAGGTTACCGTGGATGGCATCATCCCGCCGCCGTTCTACAAGGCGGTCGCGGAACTCATTCACAAGGTCTATGCGTTGAGGGCAAGGCGCGGCCAGCGTCGTTGA
- a CDS encoding helix-turn-helix transcriptional regulator: protein MGYSRGGTADGPGSIQYLRLQRGSSRSDIFPKLIAMQKSLKARNFAVFRITGAGLPNKRKLVCELENWGTGAGEERVRLLHEVEDILLDHIEMSLLPLIWNGSGAASVANAGEFAPLIRRLEPTGLSFAGLVFPVRLGALGNGYVAFFGDQLELTADLVIEQHVHSSQIMMDLLALDERRSVPSESLSEREITCLQLAGDGRISEEIAEKLGLSVHTVNAYLGSATIKLDSVNRIQAIAKAIRLGYIT, encoded by the coding sequence GAGGCGGAACTGCTGACGGGCCGGGGAGCATCCAGTACCTGCGTCTTCAGCGCGGCTCGAGCCGGTCCGACATTTTCCCCAAGCTGATTGCCATGCAGAAGAGCCTGAAGGCTCGGAACTTCGCCGTTTTCCGGATTACCGGCGCAGGCTTGCCGAACAAGCGCAAGCTGGTCTGCGAACTGGAAAACTGGGGCACGGGTGCTGGCGAAGAGCGGGTGCGCCTGCTGCATGAGGTCGAGGACATCCTGCTCGATCATATTGAAATGTCGCTTCTGCCGCTGATCTGGAATGGTTCGGGTGCCGCAAGTGTCGCGAATGCGGGCGAGTTTGCCCCGCTGATCCGCAGGCTGGAGCCGACCGGACTGTCTTTCGCCGGTCTGGTCTTCCCGGTGCGTCTCGGCGCTCTTGGAAACGGGTATGTGGCATTTTTCGGTGACCAGCTTGAGTTGACGGCCGATCTCGTTATCGAGCAGCACGTTCACAGTAGCCAGATCATGATGGACTTGCTCGCGCTCGACGAGCGTCGCAGCGTGCCGTCCGAATCGCTGAGCGAGCGCGAGATAACCTGCCTTCAATTGGCGGGTGACGGGCGAATAAGCGAAGAGATTGCCGAAAAGCTCGGCCTCTCCGTCCACACCGTCAACGCCTATCTCGGATCCGCGACGATCAAGCTCGACTCGGTCAACCGCATCCAGGCGATCGCCAAGGCAATCCGGCTCGGCTATATCACCTGA
- the motA gene encoding flagellar motor stator protein MotA yields MNLIIGLVITVGCIIGGFMAMGGHVGLLMQPFELMVIGGAGVGSFVMANPMKVLKDSGKAIGEAFKGAVPKEKAYLEVLGVLYSLMRDLRTKSRNEIEAHIDNPQESSIFQSAPMVLKDTELTAFICDYVRLIIIGNARSHEIEALMDEEIETILHDRLKPYHAIQLMGDAFPALGIIAAVLGVIKAMSHINESPEVLGGLIGSALVGTMLGIFLSYCLCNPLVSQIKIVRTKQHRLYIIVKQTLLAYMNGSVPQVALEYGRKTISSSDRPSIDSVEQEMMKPGGDTKAA; encoded by the coding sequence ATGAATCTTATTATCGGATTGGTAATCACCGTTGGCTGTATCATTGGCGGCTTCATGGCCATGGGCGGCCATGTGGGCCTGTTGATGCAGCCGTTCGAGCTCATGGTCATCGGCGGCGCCGGTGTCGGCAGTTTCGTCATGGCCAATCCGATGAAGGTGCTGAAGGATTCCGGCAAGGCGATCGGCGAGGCCTTCAAGGGTGCCGTGCCGAAGGAAAAGGCCTATCTGGAAGTGCTCGGCGTTCTCTACTCGCTGATGCGTGACCTGAGGACGAAGTCGCGTAACGAAATCGAAGCGCATATCGACAATCCGCAGGAATCCTCGATCTTCCAGTCCGCCCCGATGGTTCTCAAGGATACCGAGCTGACGGCGTTCATCTGCGATTACGTTCGACTGATCATCATCGGCAATGCCCGCTCGCACGAGATCGAGGCGCTGATGGACGAGGAAATCGAAACCATCCTGCATGACCGGCTGAAGCCCTATCACGCGATCCAGCTGATGGGCGACGCCTTCCCCGCACTCGGTATTATCGCCGCCGTTCTCGGCGTCATCAAGGCCATGAGCCATATCAATGAATCGCCGGAAGTGCTCGGCGGCCTGATCGGCTCGGCACTGGTCGGCACGATGCTCGGCATCTTCCTTTCCTACTGCCTCTGCAACCCGCTCGTGTCGCAGATCAAGATCGTGCGGACCAAGCAGCATCGGCTCTATATCATCGTCAAGCAGACCCTGCTTGCCTACATGAACGGCTCCGTACCGCAGGTGGCGCTTGAATACGGCCGCAAGACGATCTCCTCGTCCGACCGTCCTTCGATCGACTCGGTCGAGCAGGAAATGATGAAACCCGGCGGCGACACGAAGGCAGCGTGA
- a CDS encoding flagellar hook-basal body complex protein FliE codes for MIDSISSIGSLTKSNGLDQTESTGTSLTDMLGTAAGTVATGVAGPSFGSYLADAAKGALDTVKNGEAMSFAGIQGKASTREVVDAVMDANRTLQTAIAVRDKVVSAFLDITKMQI; via the coding sequence ATGATCGATAGCATTTCAAGCATCGGTTCGCTGACGAAGTCCAACGGTCTCGACCAGACGGAAAGCACCGGCACCAGCCTCACGGATATGCTCGGCACGGCAGCCGGCACGGTCGCCACCGGCGTCGCCGGCCCGTCTTTCGGCAGCTATCTGGCCGATGCCGCCAAGGGCGCTCTCGACACCGTCAAGAACGGCGAGGCCATGTCCTTTGCCGGAATCCAGGGCAAGGCATCCACTCGTGAGGTTGTCGATGCCGTGATGGACGCGAACCGCACCCTTCAGACCGCGATCGCGGTCAGGGACAAGGTCGTCTCCGCGTTCCTCGACATCACTAAAATGCAGATCTAG
- the flgF gene encoding flagellar basal-body rod protein FlgF, whose product MQSGLYVGLSSQIALEHRLTTISDNIANMNTTGFRATEVKFDQVLSQTKNQNNTKVAFVTQGNDYLSTKTGDVEQTGNSLDFAVKGDAWFQVQTPQGPVLTRDGRFSMSLDGSLVSVLGYPVLDSGGGPIQLDPTGGSPKVGTDGRINQNGRTVGQIGVFTADLSKGFYRTDNSGVVSTETPQPVVDTMGVGVMQGFLEQSNVNAIGEMTQLIQVNRAFESISSLMSTSEDTFSEAMKTLGGVTS is encoded by the coding sequence ATGCAATCCGGTCTCTATGTCGGCCTTTCGTCCCAGATCGCGCTCGAACATCGCCTCACCACGATCTCCGACAACATCGCCAACATGAATACGACGGGCTTTCGCGCGACGGAGGTGAAGTTCGATCAGGTTCTCAGCCAGACGAAGAACCAGAACAATACCAAGGTGGCTTTCGTCACGCAGGGTAACGACTATCTGTCGACGAAGACCGGCGACGTCGAGCAGACGGGCAACTCGCTCGACTTCGCCGTCAAAGGCGACGCATGGTTCCAGGTCCAGACGCCGCAGGGGCCGGTATTGACCCGCGACGGCCGCTTTTCCATGTCGCTCGACGGCAGCCTGGTCTCGGTACTGGGTTATCCGGTGCTCGATTCGGGAGGAGGTCCGATCCAACTCGACCCGACCGGTGGTTCGCCCAAGGTGGGCACCGATGGCCGTATCAACCAGAATGGCCGGACCGTCGGGCAGATCGGCGTCTTTACCGCCGATCTGAGCAAGGGCTTTTATCGCACCGACAACAGCGGCGTGGTCTCCACCGAAACGCCACAGCCGGTGGTCGACACGATGGGCGTGGGCGTGATGCAGGGCTTTCTCGAGCAGTCCAACGTCAATGCCATCGGCGAGATGACGCAGCTCATTCAGGTCAACCGCGCCTTTGAAAGCATCTCGTCGCTGATGAGCACGAGCGAAGACACCTTCTCTGAAGCGATGAAGACGCTTGGCGGCGTTACCAGCTGA
- a CDS encoding FliM/FliN family flagellar motor switch protein, giving the protein MQNSNPQASQQQPAMGRALLARLTGSLGDQKTLERLSQDFGSLYLAFLPDVLQSELGLGVEISYEGYQSGVMSELVGALGDNVALVDATLRNWCPNFVIACGNAFVITMMETLLGAMPETIFQPPTRQLSQIELELSVVVFDKIAQVLRSGVNAPGGFEPSIEPPHNADARLKPEEDAADPFAVSIRIGIKLGKVTSDFFLVIPQQYLLKTTVTLPKPKGELSRDHEKWTESMSEQVRRSRVTLEAKIPLEALTLATISKLVAGDVIAFRDSEEIVVDVSANGREMYNCEFGRSGENYTVRVKENVSNENDILKHLLG; this is encoded by the coding sequence ATGCAGAACAGCAATCCCCAAGCTTCGCAACAGCAGCCGGCCATGGGACGGGCGCTTCTTGCCCGCCTGACCGGCTCGCTCGGCGACCAAAAGACGCTGGAGCGGCTGAGCCAGGATTTCGGCAGCCTCTACCTCGCCTTCCTGCCCGACGTGCTGCAGAGCGAGCTCGGGCTTGGCGTGGAGATTTCCTACGAAGGCTACCAGTCGGGCGTGATGAGCGAACTCGTCGGCGCGCTCGGCGACAATGTCGCGTTGGTGGATGCCACCCTTCGCAACTGGTGCCCGAACTTCGTCATCGCCTGCGGCAACGCCTTCGTCATCACGATGATGGAGACCCTGCTCGGTGCCATGCCCGAAACCATCTTCCAGCCGCCGACGCGGCAGCTTTCGCAGATCGAACTGGAGCTTTCCGTGGTGGTCTTCGACAAGATTGCCCAGGTGCTGCGCTCGGGTGTCAACGCACCAGGCGGCTTCGAGCCTTCGATCGAGCCACCGCACAATGCCGATGCACGGCTGAAGCCTGAGGAAGACGCGGCCGATCCGTTCGCCGTCTCGATCCGCATCGGCATCAAGCTCGGCAAGGTGACCTCGGACTTCTTCCTCGTCATTCCGCAGCAATATCTGTTGAAGACCACGGTGACGCTTCCAAAGCCCAAGGGCGAGCTTTCCCGCGACCACGAGAAGTGGACGGAAAGCATGTCCGAGCAGGTCCGCCGCTCGCGCGTGACGCTGGAGGCGAAGATCCCGCTGGAGGCCCTCACTCTGGCAACGATCTCGAAACTGGTGGCGGGCGACGTCATCGCCTTCCGCGACAGCGAGGAGATCGTCGTCGACGTGAGCGCCAACGGGCGCGAGATGTATAATTGCGAGTTCGGCAGGAGCGGCGAAAACTACACGGTTCGCGTCAAGGAAAATGTCAGCAACGAAAACGACATTTTGAAACATTTGCTCGGCTGA
- the fliN gene encoding flagellar motor switch protein FliN, with translation MATKKTASTEDNALDTSGSDFDFDNAVNDLRGVMKHDADGTAPSADDSFGFDFPAGAETSPELPSFGSDAGAGGDFDFPAGDTGGKAGSGLHTNLDLIMDIPIDVHVVLGTSRISVSNLMNLQEGAVVALDKKIGEPVDITVNGRRIARGEITVLEDDDTRFGVKLIEVMSSRTS, from the coding sequence ATGGCGACAAAGAAAACAGCTTCGACGGAAGACAACGCACTGGACACATCAGGTTCGGACTTTGACTTCGACAACGCGGTCAACGACCTTCGTGGTGTGATGAAGCATGACGCCGATGGCACCGCGCCTTCGGCCGACGACAGTTTCGGCTTCGACTTCCCCGCCGGCGCCGAAACCAGCCCGGAACTGCCCTCCTTCGGCAGTGACGCCGGCGCGGGCGGCGATTTCGACTTCCCGGCCGGAGATACGGGTGGGAAAGCCGGCTCAGGCCTGCATACGAACCTTGACCTGATCATGGATATCCCGATTGATGTTCATGTTGTGCTTGGAACGAGTCGTATTTCAGTGTCCAATCTGATGAACCTGCAAGAGGGTGCCGTCGTGGCGCTCGACAAGAAGATTGGCGAACCGGTTGACATCACGGTCAACGGCCGCCGCATCGCTCGTGGAGAGATCACCGTTCTCGAAGACGACGATACCCGCTTCGGCGTAAAGCTCATCGAAGTCATGAGCTCCAGGACATCCTGA